Part of the Ctenopharyngodon idella isolate HZGC_01 chromosome 8, HZGC01, whole genome shotgun sequence genome, CATTTTGCCACGATCTACTTGAAGTAGAGTGTCGTGGGGATTCGTAAACAACAATGGGCGTCGGGAAGCAAGATTCGATCGTTTCAGCTTGTGTAGTGTGTCATAGTGGATGACAACAAGGGACAAGGGTTTCCTCAAGGGACTACCACGACAGAGTGAACAAAGGTAAATTAAACATATGTTACCTCAGTTCTTTTTGGAGGAAATCCAAATATCCATGCAATCCAGATATGTGTGCACTTTTGGACAAGACAGAGCAAAACACTGCTAGCCATTGTTTTTTTACGCTCACGGCACCTTCTGTCAGTCAATAGTCCCGCCTTCTCGATGACAGCATGCACGTGGTTAAAGACGACAAGCATTGAATGATCGGGTAGCAACGTGTAGTCTGACACGTTTCTTGTCCACAACTCGACAAGATTTTAGGAGTCAAAATCTTATAATCTGACACAGCGACTATCGCAACggacaaaaatattgtgtagtctgaacccggcataagccataatcatcaaaatgattaTGGCTTAGGCTACAGAAAAAGGCTtgatatattttagtttatgtcTAATGAATGtggaatatatgaaagttttactttttaaattaaattacaaaaaaaacattaaattttacaagatattcatattttgagatgcacctgtatgttAACATGCAAatgcatatacatttttgtatagCTATATGTAAAAGTAGCAGAGTCGCCATGGATGAGTTcagtttaaatgaattaaatatgtttattggTTAAATTGAATTTAGCTTAATTAAGGACTTAATTCAATTTTGCTAGCTTTTTAAATGGTAGTCCATTAGCTCCTCTGCAGACACCATTGTTAACTTTAGCTGCATATCTGGATCATAGCTGTATTTGCTGTCTAAGAGGCGAGTTGTGTTATGTAGACAATATGAAAGCACCCAATAACTTAAAACagtgattacaaaaaaaatctacttcATATAGAAAACTAACAGTCAAACATTTTAAGAGTGTTTATactgaacattatttatagCTACTTTTGTATTTCATATTGATTTAAGTTTATTAGTAATAGCCATAATTGTCTTACTTGatcactgacaaaaaaaaaaaagaaaaaaaaaaaaaaaaaaggattgtgtgtgtgtgtgtgtgtgtgtgtttgggggggggggggggattgcATGACAGTACTGAGTGCTAGCAAAGCTACCTGTAAGATCTTGCAGAGGGGGGAAATCATGATAGGCCACATCATCAAGCTTGCAGAGGAGAGTCCCGAGTGTCTGACACAGTCTGTCAACCATACCCTGAATCCGCGAGATGTGATTATTAGAGCTGCAGATGAATGAGAAAAGACACTCCACAGGATCTTGACGCAACAAACGCACTCCTGAGATtttcaaacagacagacagagtctcacacacacacagtaaaaagGAATTTTGTATTAGACACCTTCCTTCTGCATTGTTAGTTTTTAGATTTTAGTTTATGTTGCACTTGCTAATATGTCAGTCGTCATGGATCTATATTgaaacaaagtttgttttgtaAACGTGTGTAGCATTTGGCTGGTCATATGATCTTAACATGTCTGGTCTATGAAGCAACCTGCTTCTTGTAAAATAAATCAGCATTTATTAAGCAACGTaaactactggtcaaaagtctggaataaatttagatatttttaatgtttatgaaagCAATTTcagaaacactttacagtaaggtctcaTTCGTCACcgttagttaatgtattaactaacatgaactaacaatgagcaatacatttgttacagcatttattaacctttgttaatattagttaataaaaatagtcgttcattgttagttcatgttagttcacagtgcattaactaatgttaacaaatacaacttttgatttaaataatgtattactaaatgttgaaataaacattaactaagattaaatgctgtagaagtattgtttattcggtaacactttacaataaggttcattagttaactacattaattaacaaACTAATAACCGGCATAACTCTCGCACAAAGTTTGCACATTGCTTGTGTAATATCCACTGGCTGGAAATGGAAATATTACCAGTATTGCGACGCATCAcctgacatttttctttatcacCAATTGCTCGCAAAATGGACAACAATTCATATTTTGCGCGCCCCGTGTTAACATTTCCCGTAATAAATTAATGaccaaacaaatgaacaaatattcCTAATGAAAAGGGCCCCCCACCCCCAAAGATAATATTGTGTATCAGCAATCTCACACGCTGACGATAGGAGTAGTTCATATGGGGGAGGGCTCAGACTTGCGGTTTTGCCACTGATGCTTTCAGTACTTGGAAAAAAGCATCATGAAAATTCAGCATAACATTGCATTTGTTTTCAAGggaaaatcatgaaaaaattataacagaattttcatttttggatgaactattcctttaagacatATACCTGTGAAGATGTTTGCTGTATGTTTAAAGTGTGGATCCGCGGTGCTCCAGTTCCTGTAGAGATCCCCTAATTTAACATCTAACTGGAAATAGTCCCTCAGAAGATCCTCCTCTTTGTTGTCAGTTTCTGACATAACTGTGCACATTCCCACCTCTTCCTGCTTCATGTCACTCATTCTTTTTGACCTCTTCACCAATAACTGCTCCTTCTCTTCCACTTTTTGTTTCTGACTTTTTTGTgttccaggatttttttgatgacTGTAAACATAGTACCATAACATATCCTCTGTTTGAGTTAGTGTCCACACTTTCCCCCGCATTACTCCCGTCCAGTGACCATCTGCAGTCTCGCGCCATCTAGAAAGATAGACAATCAAGAACAATGGAACACAAGAAATTCATATGCTTAAAGAAACATGATCAAAAATCAGCTTGTATAACTTTAAGCCATTGTTCACAATTAAATACTTTGCGTTGAGTTGAGTACTTTGCTTACTGGGTGCTATACATTGTACACtgcttactgtatttttaaatagtatttaaatagtaaatatatataaaaaaacaaaaataaaaaaaaggttcagagagggtgtaaaattaaaaaatggctTGGGTATGAGAAACAATGACTAACAAATGACTAATGACTAATAAATGGACTACAAGGAGTAAATGAAATGCTACAAAAGCATAGAATGTGACTCTGTTGAAGAGAGCAATGAAACAGTAGCATATAGTTTACCGGAAGGTCTGACCACATCCCAGAGTGAGATCCAGACGAAGCTCTGACCGTGGACATGTGATTGACCGCCATGCCTTACAGCCCGCAGAGAGCAGAGCATGCTGGGACATTATGTAGCTTTGTTCCTTACACCATCAAGACAAATCAAGTCAGCtactgtgataaaaaaaaaaaaaaaaaaataataataataaaataaataataatgataattcaaggaaagaataaaataaattaaaacatgttatgaaaatacacacaaatataaatTTACACAGGAGAAAAATAACTGAGGTTTGTAGCGTACAAAGATACACATGAAAAATGCCACTATACTTAATATCATCGTGCATGCTGTATTCAACAGAacagaaataattatttttaacagaAATAAGTATAAGTCACTCCAGTACCAAATGTTTGCTGTCCACGTGGCGGAAAATGTTGCTAATGTCTGGTTTAAGTTAAGCAGGCTACCAACTGAGAAAGCAATAGGGAATGGCACAAagtaatcataacctttatcatGCCACCACAGATACATTTATACAAGTTATCAAACGACCATCAAAGCAAAACCTGGCctatacaattaaaataataaatagcatatatataaataaaaaacacaaacaaagactAGATGGCTGTTGGcccatttattcttattatttagcGTATCCTAACGATAGGCCACTGGCAAATCAGTGGCTGTAATCGTTAAATCAGATCACATGACACAATGTACAAAATATTGAGCATATAtgaacagttatttaaaaaaaaaaaaaaaaaaaaaaaaaaagcttaacttCGACGCTGAAATGCACTTACGTTACCGAACAGTTTCTGTGATCCGAGGAGTGTGCGCTTATATTTTCGGTGGCGCTTTAACACGAAAAAGGAAACTCATGAATATTCACATAAGCTCCACCTAGTGTCACCAAAAATCTCAGACACCGAATATTTCAGAACTACTGCagtgatgacatatttttgtaagggggggaaaaaaagaagaaatgtttgtaggccaacccggaagttagcatcTTCTTCTTCAGATGTTTTATGGCTGCTTCTTCTTTCTGTTTTACGGCGGTTGGCATCCAGCGTTTTGATGCATTACCGCCCCCTGGAGTGTGGATCAGAAAATAATTCTAAATCatcccccccacacacacatttcttcCCTGAccctactactactactactactactactctTCCTTAATGCCCCTATAATTCTTCATATCCTATCAAAAATCCCTGTTTCTCTTAAGAAATTCATAAGAATTCTATTCTGTGCCCTATGTTTTGTGCTCAATATTAATGTGATGTCCTGAACCCCTGTCTCCCTCAGCTTGTTCCTCATTACCTCTTTTTGTGCTTCATACTGTTACATAACTACCCATCTAGGGCTGGGGAGCcagtaacaaaataagaaaataaattaaaaaaaataactaaagaaagaaaaccTTGGAGAGAGAACCAGGGCAATCCAACCTCCCGTCCCAGAATCAACACAAACACCAATTCAAATTAGGGTCTTTTAATTGAAAAGATAAAGATTGAGAATActaattttgtttataaaagtATTAACAAATGTAGAGGGAACAAAACTTCAGGGGAGGGCtaggccaaaataacaaacaaaagccAAACTAACccaataattttataaaattaccTAGACAAAGATAATccacaaataaaatacatacaacTTCCCTCTCTCCTTACCTAGCCATAACCAGGAGAAAAAGAGAAGTACAAATAAAAATGGCACCATCCCCCTACCTTcccttaaataaaaaaaaaacgtaaaaggttaacaaacatagataacataaggCATAAACAGAATCAAAAGATACTGAACAACTTCAGTTCTCTTTCTGTTAAAGAGCTCAACAAAATACTGAGTTCAATCTAACAACAAGTGAGTCTGGGCAACAGGAGGAAGTATTTGCCCTGGCAAAAggaagtctctctctctcttctccacAAATCCACCACGTCTTAAATTCCCACTCCTTCCCATCAATATCCAGTCACCCAAGACCGGATTGAACACAGCTGATTGAAGCACCTGTCTcgtgatgagagagagagagaaagagaaagagaaagagagcgcaAACAACCAGATCCAACACACGcacattataataaacacattGAATACATCCTTGGACGTAACAATACCTGCATCTCAAGACTATGCTCTACCGACTCCTCTTCTTGACAACCTTCACACTGACCAGTATCATGTTTCCCTATTATcttaagtgttttatttaatagACATTGTCCCAATCTTAACCTAGTTATCACCATTTCTTCTCTCCGATTGCCACTTCCAACTCTTGTCTCTTTAACAAGCCTTTGGATTTGATATAAGTGCCTCCCTTTCCCCTCTCTATCCCACATTTCTAGccacttttgatttattttctcCCATATCACACTTTTAACCTCTGTTTTGCTAATACTTACTTGTATTTCTATGTTTCCTTTTGTTAACATCCTTTTTGATAATTTATCTGCCATTTCTTTTCCCCTTATTCTCACATGTCCTGGAACCCATACAAATTTTACCTGTCTTCCTTGATTTACTATTcttgtcactgactgtatttcaaacaaaatttgCTAAAGCTGATGACGAATCTGAGCATATCAAAACTTTGCCTTGTCCTATCTTTTCCACCCATCGTAAGGCAATTAACATTGCCAACATTTCCACAGTATATACCCCTAACTTATTAGATGTTCTTCTATTGATTCCTATTCCTTTATCTGATACCACCACCCCCAATCCTGTTACTTCTGACTCACCTTCCTTTTTTCCTCTAACACAAACCAGGCTAAAACAGGCCAAACTAACTTCCATGGAGTAATCTCTGGATAAATTACctcaaattaaacatttctatataaaatattataaacccTTGACTCCTTTTGTGCTTTTTGAAATATACTTATTACTGACAGGTCATTAATTCCTACATGGCTTAATGATTCTATAAACTGAATTCTTTCTCTGTCATATTTGGTACATTGAATCAACACATGTTCAAATGTTTCTGGCAGGCCACACTGTGCACAGTTTTCAGATTCTCTTTTCCCTATGATGAACAGTGAGCAAATAAGGGATGCGTGTCTATTCGAAACCTAGATATTACAGAGCCATCCTTTCCACTTCCATAGCTGTTTCTCTCTACCCCAgctttattttgaatattgtaTAGATGCCTGCCTTTTGTCTCGTTGTCTCATTTTTCTTATGCCATTTCCTGTGTAGAGCAGATTTTATTATTCCTTATTATTTTACTTCAGTTTTACTCAGTGTTACATTCTATCTCTATCTCTGGATGTTTTAGAGATCTCTTTGCCAAATGATCTACCTCCTCATTACCTTCTACCCCCACATGCGCTGGAACCCATAGAAAGGAAATATTCACTCCTATTCTGTAAGATATTGTAGAATTTCATACAATCCTGCCtggatgttgttgttgttgtttttttgataGGCTGAATCatcgcaaaaaaaaaaccaaaaaaaaaaaaaaacctctgtgATCAACAGAAGTGAATCAGAAGTGACCAACACAGATGAAttcaacttttatgaattctgAAGCCTAGATACAATCGGCAGAAAAAAGGTAATCTTAGGCTATAAGAGAAGGGTCGCTCaacttcaacgtcaccaccaccaagcttccgaTAACTTTCAGtcgaacaaacaaaaaatttcCCCTGAAAGTGCGAGTTAGAATACTGAACAGATTCCGATGTCCTTTATACGGCTTAGATCAGAACATTTACATCGTTTAAATAAATCTACTTAACAATATGTTGCACTTCACACAGCAACGCTCGACTGATGCAACAAAGTGTCAACAGAGGAGGCGCATCGATGATTGGTGGAAGGATGCGCGAAAGCAAATCTGATTGGAGAAATCATGGTTCGTACAACGCCTTTCTCCAGCACTGGAGGAAGTGTAAACCGGCGTGTGTGCAGGAAGGGAAATGGCGGACGCGGTGTCTATTTTCATGTCAATTGGCCTTAGTGAGCAGAAAGCTAAGGaaacattgaaaaatgaaaCGCTTTCATCAACACTCAAGAAGGCCATCGAACTGgtacataattaattaatacgCATAATAAATAATTGCTATTGTGCCCTGTCAAAGGCATTAGCCTCTTGAGAACTTGCATGACAATTTTTTACCCATTACATTTACGAGAAGTGTTTgaaaaagttttgaaatattGCTTATATGTtactgttgtgtttttgtttctcaGGCTCAAGGGCTTGGGTCCGCTGGTATTGATAAAACTACAGGCACTCTGTTGTACAGTATGGTGACACGACTTAAAGACACGAATCGACTTTCTTTCCTCACAGAGtacatcattaaacgaaaaataacCACGGAACTGCAGTTGTCAGGTATCTGgtatctattgttctgtcacttttttttttatttctttttttttatcggTGTCTATAATGTTCTGTCTTTAGTAAGAATATGTATATCGGTGTAATTGATATTAGTTCTCATGAGCAAGGCCTGTTCACTAATTTGCTGTACACCACTTGTTGACATTTTTTTGCTGATATTTTTGTTCAGCGGCGTTGGACTTTGTGAAAAGTCACCCTCAGGATCATGTAGATCGGCGTGAGTTTGAGACTGCCTG contains:
- the ogg1 gene encoding N-glycosylase/DNA lyase, translated to MSQHALLSAGCKAWRSITCPRSELRLDLTLGCGQTFRWRETADGHWTGVMRGKVWTLTQTEDMLWYYVYSHQKNPGTQKSQKQKVEEKEQLLVKRSKRMSDMKQEEVGMCTVMSETDNKEEDLLRDYFQLDVKLGDLYRNWSTADPHFKHTANIFTGVRLLRQDPVECLFSFICSSNNHISRIQGMVDRLCQTLGTLLCKLDDVAYHDFPPLQDLTDPSVEMRLRDLGFGYRARFLQQSSQTIVNSHGPDWLHSLRSAPYLQTRDALRTLPGVGLKVADCVCLMSLDKFEALPVDTHVWQIAKRDYNFAAGNSQKTLTDRVYKEIGDFFRKLWGPYAGWAQSVLFCADLKKFQKLREEIPVMKDEKTELKNKMKKRRHDGYKQEQKREKGNKHQRS